A single region of the Glycine max cultivar Williams 82 chromosome 20, Glycine_max_v4.0, whole genome shotgun sequence genome encodes:
- the LOC102667031 gene encoding pentatricopeptide repeat-containing protein At4g14850: MLASAGRWEEATIVRKEMRDIGIKKNVGYSWVAVKNRVHVFQAKDSSHEKNSDIKAMLAKLKGETKKAGYVHDTNLSLFDLEEEKEKASEVWYHSEKIALTFGLIALPHGFPIRITKNLRICVDCHGAIKFN; this comes from the exons ATGCTTGCATCTGCTGGCAG ATGGGAAGAAGCCACTATTGTCAGGAAAGAAATGAGAGATAtcggtattaaaaaaaatgtgggaTATAGTTGGGTTGCTGTAAAGAATAGAGTCCATGTTTTCCAAGCAAAGGATAGTTCTCATGAAAAGAACTCTGATATTAAGGCAATGCTAGCTAAGCTGAAAGGGGAGACGAAAAAAGCTGGGTATGTTCATGATACCAATCTATCGCTCTTtgatttagaagaagaaaaagaaaaggcttCAGAAGTGTGGTACCACAGTGAGAAGATTGCTCTTACTTTTGGCCTCATAGCTCTACCTCATGGATTTCCCATACGTATCACAAAAAATCTTAGGATCTGTGTAGATTGTCATGGTGCCATTAAGTTCAACTAA
- the LOC100805772 gene encoding geraniol 8-hydroxylase — protein MDIASCALLIVLTCAIVHALLGSFLAMATKANHKLPPGPSRVPIIGNLLELGEKPHKSLAKLAKIHGPIMSLKLGQITTVVVSSAQMAKEVLLTNDQFLSNRTIPQSVSVLNHEQYSLAFMPISPFWRELRKICNTQLFAHKSLDASQDVRRKIVQQLVSDIHQSSQIGEAVDIGTAAFKTTINLLSNTIFSMDLIHSTGKAEEFKDLVTNITKLVGTPNLADFFPVLKMVDPQSIKRRQSKNSKKVLDMFNHLVSQRLKQREDGKVHNDMLDAMLNISNDNKYMDKNMIEHLSHDIFVAGTDTTASTLEWAMTELVRNPDVMSKAKQELEQMTSKGNPIEEADIAKLPYLQAIVKETLRLHPPVPFLLPRKAGKDVDIGGYTIPKDAKVLVNMWTICRDPTLWDNPTMFSPDRFLGSDIDVKGRNFELAPYGAGRRICPGLLLANRMLLLMLGSLINSFDWKLEQGIETQDIDMDDKFGITLQKAQPLRIVPLKINN, from the exons ATGGACATTGCAAGTTGTGCACTGCTCATTGTCTTGACATGTGCCATAGTTCATGCTCTTCTTGGTTCATTCCTTGCAATGGCCACAAAAGCAAACCATAAGCTGCCACCGGGACCATCCCGTGTTCCCATCATAGGTAACCTCCTTGAATTGGGTGAAAAGCCTCACAAGTCATTGGCAAAGCTTGCTAAGATACATGGCCCAATAATGAGCCTAAAGCTTGGACAAATAACCACTGTTGTTGTGTCTTCAGCACAAATGGCCAAAGAGGTGCTTCTAACCAACGACCAATTCTTGTCAAACCGAACCATTCCCCAATCTGTGTCAGTTCTAAACCATGAACAATACAGCCTTGCCTTCATGCCCATTTCACCTTTTTGGAGGGAACTCAGAAAAATATGCAACACTCAGTTATTTGCCCACAAGTCTCTTGATGCTAGCCAAGATGTTAGGCGTAAGATAGTGCAGCAACTAGTCTCCGATATCCATCAAAGCAGCCAGATAGGTGAAGCAGTGGATATTGGAACAGCAGCATTCAAGACTACCATAAATCTTTTATCAAACACTATCTTCTCTATGGATTTGATTCACTCTACAGGTAAAGCAGAAGAGTTCAAGGACTTGGTGACCAATATCACAAAGCTGGTTGGAACACCAAACTTGGCAGATTTTTTTCCAGTGTTGAAGATGGTTGATCCACAGAGCATCAAAAGACGACAGAGTAAGAACTCGAAGAAGGTGTTGGACATGTTTAACCACTTGGTTAGCCAAAGGTTGAAGCAGAGGGAGGATGGGAAAGTTCACAATGACATGTTAGATGCCATGCTCAACATTTCAAATGATAACAAGTACATGGACAAGAATATGATTGAACATCTCTCACAT GATATATTTGTTGCGGGAACAGATACAACAGCATCCACCCTTGAATGGGCAATGACTGAGTTAGTCCGCAATCCAGATGTAATGTCAAAAGCTAAACAAGAGCTTGAACAAATGACTAGTAAGGGTAATCCTATTGAGGAAGCAGATATTGCTAAACTTCCATACTTGCAAGCAATAGTAAAAGAGACATTAAGGTTGCACCCACCAGTTCCATTTTTACTACCACGAAAAGCTGGTAAGGATGTGGACATAGGTGGCTACACCATCCCAAAAGATGCAAAAGTGCTGGTTAATATGTGGACTATTTGCAGGGACCCCACATTATGGGACAATCCAACTATGTTTTCTCCAGACAGGTTCCTAGGATCTGATATTGATGTCAAAGGACGGAACTTTGAGCTTGCTCCATATGGTGCTGGGCGCAGAATATGCCCTGGCTTGCTATTGGCCAATAGGATGTTACTGTTGATGTTGGGTTCGCTTATCAACTCCTTTGATTGGAAGCTTGAACAAGGTATAGAAACACAAGATATCGACATGGATGATAAATTTGGAATTACCTTACAAAAAGCTCAACCCCTTCGAATTGTTCctctcaaaataaacaactaa
- the LOC100807367 gene encoding geraniol 8-hydroxylase — translation MDIASCALLIVLTCAIVHALLGSFLAMATKANHKLPPGPSRVPIIGNLLELGEKPHKSLAKLAKIHGPIMSLKLGQITTVVVSSAQMAKEVLLTNDQFLSNRTIPQSVSVLNHEQYSLAFMPISPLWRELRKICNTQLFAHKSLDASQDVRRKIVQQLVSDIHQSSQIGEAVDIGTAAFKTTINLLSNTIFSMDLIHSTGKAEEFKDLVTNITKLVGTPNLADFFQVLKLVDPQGVKRRQSKNVKKVLDMFDDLVSQRLKQREEGKVHNDMLDAMLNISKDNKYMDKNMIEHLSHDIFVAGTDTTASTLEWAMTELVRNPDVMSKAKQELEQMISKGNNPIEEADIGKLPYLQAIIKETLRLHPPVPFLLPRKADKDVDIGGYTIPKDAQVLVNTWTICRDPTLWENPSVFSPDRFLGSDIDVKGRNFELAPFGAGRRICPGMLLANRMLLLMLGSLINSFDWKLEHGIEAQDMDIDDKFGITLQKAQPLRILPVPVKINN, via the exons ATGGACATTGCAAGTTGTGCACTGCTCATTGTCTTGACATGTGCCATAGTTCATGCTCTTCTTGGTTCATTCCTTGCAATGGCCACAAAAGCAAACCATAAGCTGCCACCGGGACCATCCCGTGTTCCCATCATAGGTAACCTCCTTGAATTGGGTGAAAAGCCTCACAAGTCATTGGCAAAGCTTGCTAAGATACATGGCCCAATAATGAGCCTAAAGCTTGGACAAATAACCACTGTTGTTGTGTCTTCAGCACAAATGGCCAAAGAGGTGCTTCTAACCAATGACCAATTCTTGTCAAACCGAACCATTCCCCAATCCGTGTCAGTTCTAAACCATGAACAATACAGCCTTGCCTTCATGCCCATTTCACCTCTTTGGAGGGAACTCAGAAAAATATGCAACACTCAGTTATTTGCCCACAAGTCTCTTGATGCTAGCCAAGATGTTAGGCGTAAGATAGTGCAGCAACTAGTCTCCGATATCCATCAAAGCAGCCAGATAGGTGAAGCAGTGGATATTGGAACAGCAGCATTCAAGACTACCATAAATCTTTTATCAAACACTATCTTCTCTATGGATTTGATTCACTCTACAGGTAAAGCAGAAGAGTTCAAGGACTTGGTGACCAATATCACAAAGCTGGTTGGAACACCAAACTTGGCAGATTTTTTTCAAGTGTTAAAGTTGGTTGATCCACAGGGCGTCAAAAGGCGGCAGAGTAAGAATGTAAAGAAGGTGTTAGACATGTTTGACGACTTGGTTAGCCAACGGTTGAAGCAGAGGGAGGAAGGGAAAGTCCACAATGACATGTTAGATGCCATGCTCAACATTTCGAAAGATAACAAGTACATGGACAAGAATATGATTGAACATCTCTCACAT GATATATTTGTTGCGGGAACAGATACAACAGCATCCACCCTTGAATGGGCAATGACTGAATTAGTCCGCAACCCAGATGTAATGTCAAAAGCAAAGCAAGAGCTTGAGCAAATGATTAGTAAAGGTAATAATCCTATAGAGGAAGCAGATATTGGGAAACTCCCATACTTGCAAGCAATAATAAAAGAGACATTACGATTGCACCCGCCAGTTCCATTTTTACTGCCACGAAAAGCTGATAAGGATGTGGATATAGGTGGCTACACCATCCCAAAAGATGCACAAGTCTTGGTTAATACGTGGACTATTTGCAGGGACCCTACATTATGGGAAAATCCAAGTGTATTTTCACCAGACAGGTTTCTAGGATCTGACATTGATGTCAAGGGACGGAATTTTGAGCTTGCACCATTTGGTGCTGGGCGCAGAATATGCCCTGGCATGCTACTGGCCAATAGGATGTTGCTGTTAATGTTGGGTTCCCTTATCAACTCCTTTGATTGGAAGCTTGAACATGGCATAGAAGCACAAGATATGGACATAGATGATAAATTTGGAATTACCTTGCAAAAAGCACAGCCCCTTCGAATTCTTCCTGTTCCtgtcaaaataaacaactag